One genomic segment of Tachyglossus aculeatus isolate mTacAcu1 chromosome 17, mTacAcu1.pri, whole genome shotgun sequence includes these proteins:
- the LEPROTL1 gene encoding LOW QUALITY PROTEIN: leptin receptor overlapping transcript-like 1 (The sequence of the model RefSeq protein was modified relative to this genomic sequence to represent the inferred CDS: deleted 1 base in 1 codon) produces MAGIKALISLSFGGAIGLMFLMLGCALPLYNQYWPLFVLFFYILSPIPYCIARRYVDCSDPATNACKELALFLTTGIVVSAFGLPIVFARARLIEWGACALVLTGNTVIFATILGFFLVFGINDDFSWQQW; encoded by the exons ATGGCCGGCATCAAAG CTCTGATTAGTTTGTCTTTCGGAGGAGCGATCGGGCTGATGTTTCTGATGCTTGGCTGTGCCCTACCATTGTACAA cCAATACTGGCCTctctttgttctg tttttttacatcctctctcccattccataCTGCATAGCGAGAAGGTACGTGGACTGTTCGGATCCGGCGACAAATGCTTGCAAGGAACTTGCTTTGTTTCTTACAACGGGCATTGTCGTCTCAGCCTTTGGACTCCCGATAGTGTTTGCCAGAGCGCGTCTG ATTGAGTGGGGAGCGTGTGCATTGGTTCTTACAGGAAACACCGTCATCTTTGCTACCATACTAGGCTTCTTCTTGGTCTTTGGCATCAACGATGACTTCAGCTGGCAGCAGTGGTGA